A region of Amyelois transitella isolate CPQ chromosome 19, ilAmyTran1.1, whole genome shotgun sequence DNA encodes the following proteins:
- the LOC106139155 gene encoding general odorant-binding protein 1, whose protein sequence is MAAALRWPLVVCVLGLFCFQTIHSSQEVLHKMTASFSKTVEQCKNELNVGDNILQDLYNFWKEEYQLINRELGCVIMCMAAKLDLIQVDEYKMHHANAHDFAKQHGADDELAKQLVTMIHDCEKQYADNSDHCARTLDVAKCFRTKIHGLKWAPDMEVVLEEIMAEASSS, encoded by the exons TGTTTTGCTTTCAAACAATACATTCTTCTCAGGAGGTGCTTCACAAGATGACTGCAAGCTTCTCCAAAACTGTCGAGCAGTGTAAGAATGAA TTGAACGTCGGAGATAACATATTGCAAGACCTATACAACTTCTGGAAGGAGGAATACCAGCTGATCAACCGCGAGCTGGGCTGCGTCATCATGTGCATGGCCGCCAAGCTGGACCTGATCCAAGTGGACGAGTACAAGATGCATCATGCCAATGCGCATGACTTTGCCAAGCAACATGGTGCTG ATGACGAGTTGGCCAAGCAACTGGTGACCATGATCCACGACTGCGAGAAGCAGTACGCAGACAACAGCGACCACTGCGCCCGCACCCTGGACGTGGCTAAATGCTTCCGTACCAAGATTCACGGCCTTAAGTGGGCTCCCGACATGGAGGTAGTTCTGGAAGAAATTATGGCGGAGGCTTCATCATCGTAA